ACCTGATGTGCGCACACTTCTCTCCGCGGCACATCGAGCGCGTCGCCGCCGAGCGGCAGATGTTCGTCGCCGTTGAACAGGGTGAAGTCGTGGGCACTGTGTCCCGGGACGGCAACAAGGTCTACACGATGTTCGTCCACCCGCGAACGATCGGCCGAGGTATCGGCCGTCGCCTGATGCGCCACCTCGAAGCTCTCGCCGCAGCCGACGGCTACGCCTTCATGGAGACCGGCGCCAGCATCACCGCGCACGGCTTCTACCAACGGCTCGGGTACCTCGACGTCCGAACCAGCAAGACAGAGTTCGGCTTCAACTACATTCTCCGCAGGCCACTGCCCTGACGTGCACGCGGATGCGGCCGACAGGTAACGCTGCGCTTGCCGCGCTCCGCGGTGCGCGGTCGGATCACAACGACACTCAGCGGCTACTTATTCAATGGGCGGTAGGACGGTGCCCGGCGGGGTAGCGTCCAGGCGCCCGGTCCGTCGCTCCCACTGCGGCTGCCCACGCGGGTC
The sequence above is a segment of the Cryptosporangium aurantiacum genome. Coding sequences within it:
- a CDS encoding GNAT family N-acetyltransferase; its protein translation is MCAHFSPRHIERVAAERQMFVAVEQGEVVGTVSRDGNKVYTMFVHPRTIGRGIGRRLMRHLEALAAADGYAFMETGASITAHGFYQRLGYLDVRTSKTEFGFNYILRRPLP